In Prionailurus viverrinus isolate Anna chromosome C2, UM_Priviv_1.0, whole genome shotgun sequence, one DNA window encodes the following:
- the MIX23 gene encoding protein MIX23 isoform X1, whose translation MAAPSGGVNCEEFAEFQELLKVMRTIDDRIVHELNTTVPTASFAGKIDASQTCKQLYESLMEAHASRDRVIKNCIAQTSAVVKHLREEREKNLDDLTLLKQLRKEQTKLKWMQSELNVEEVVNDRSWKVFNERCRIHFKPPKNE comes from the exons ATGGCGGCGCCCAGTGGCGGTGTGAACTGTGAGGAGTTCGCCGAGTTCCAG gaaTTACTCAAGGTGATGAGGACGATTGATGACAGAATAGTACATGAATTAAACACTACGGTTCCAACAGCTTCCTTTGCAGGGAAAATTGATGCAAGCCAAACCTGTAAACAACTTTATGAGTCT TTGATGGAAGCTCATGCCAGCAGGGACAGAGTCATAAAAAATTGTATAGCTCAGACCTCAGCAGTAGTAAAACACCTccgagaagagagagaaaagaatttggATGATTTAACGTTATTAAAGCAACTTAGGAAAGAACAGACAAAG ttgaAATGGATGCAGTCAGAATTGAATGTTGAAGAAGTTGTAAATGACAGGAGCTGGAAG gtgttCAATGAACGCTGCCGAATTCACTTCAAGCCtccaaagaatgaataa
- the MIX23 gene encoding protein MIX23 isoform X3, whose amino-acid sequence MAAPSGGVNCEEFAEFQLMEAHASRDRVIKNCIAQTSAVVKHLREEREKNLDDLTLLKQLRKEQTKLKWMQSELNVEEVVNDRSWKVFNERCRIHFKPPKNE is encoded by the exons ATGGCGGCGCCCAGTGGCGGTGTGAACTGTGAGGAGTTCGCCGAGTTCCAG TTGATGGAAGCTCATGCCAGCAGGGACAGAGTCATAAAAAATTGTATAGCTCAGACCTCAGCAGTAGTAAAACACCTccgagaagagagagaaaagaatttggATGATTTAACGTTATTAAAGCAACTTAGGAAAGAACAGACAAAG ttgaAATGGATGCAGTCAGAATTGAATGTTGAAGAAGTTGTAAATGACAGGAGCTGGAAG gtgttCAATGAACGCTGCCGAATTCACTTCAAGCCtccaaagaatgaataa
- the MIX23 gene encoding protein MIX23 isoform X4, whose protein sequence is MLHMFKEERLLRTLSQGKSFIQKELLKVMRTIDDRIVHELNTTVPTASFAGKIDASQTCKQLYESLMEAHASRDRVIKNCIAQTSAVVKHLREEREKNLDDLTLLKQLRKEQTKLKWMQSELNVEEVVNDRSWKVFNERCRIHFKPPKNE, encoded by the exons ATGCTTCAtatgtttaaagaagaaagatTGCTGAGGACTCTCAGCCAAGGAAAGAGTTTTATCCAAAAG gaaTTACTCAAGGTGATGAGGACGATTGATGACAGAATAGTACATGAATTAAACACTACGGTTCCAACAGCTTCCTTTGCAGGGAAAATTGATGCAAGCCAAACCTGTAAACAACTTTATGAGTCT TTGATGGAAGCTCATGCCAGCAGGGACAGAGTCATAAAAAATTGTATAGCTCAGACCTCAGCAGTAGTAAAACACCTccgagaagagagagaaaagaatttggATGATTTAACGTTATTAAAGCAACTTAGGAAAGAACAGACAAAG ttgaAATGGATGCAGTCAGAATTGAATGTTGAAGAAGTTGTAAATGACAGGAGCTGGAAG gtgttCAATGAACGCTGCCGAATTCACTTCAAGCCtccaaagaatgaataa
- the MIX23 gene encoding protein MIX23 isoform X2, whose translation MQAKPVNNFMSLDNTRLKKPMKGQKKKRGRIAAVAPKLMEAHASRDRVIKNCIAQTSAVVKHLREEREKNLDDLTLLKQLRKEQTKLKWMQSELNVEEVVNDRSWKVFNERCRIHFKPPKNE comes from the exons ATGCAAGCCAAACCTGTAAACAACTTTATGAGTCT TGACAACACAAGGCTGAAAAAACCaatgaaaggacaaaaaaaaaaaagaggaagaatagcAGCAGTGGCCCCGAAG TTGATGGAAGCTCATGCCAGCAGGGACAGAGTCATAAAAAATTGTATAGCTCAGACCTCAGCAGTAGTAAAACACCTccgagaagagagagaaaagaatttggATGATTTAACGTTATTAAAGCAACTTAGGAAAGAACAGACAAAG ttgaAATGGATGCAGTCAGAATTGAATGTTGAAGAAGTTGTAAATGACAGGAGCTGGAAG gtgttCAATGAACGCTGCCGAATTCACTTCAAGCCtccaaagaatgaataa